In Ferrigenium kumadai, the DNA window AGGTCCTGAATGTTGGTGCCGCGCCCGATCACGATACGGTTCACGTCACCGCGCAGCACGGTGTTGCACCACACGGAACTGTCGTCGCCGATCTTCACATCGCCGATGACCTGGCAGGAGGGATGGAGATAGACCTGCTCGCCAAGGATGGGCGAGGTGTTAAGGTAAGAAGATAAAGGCATGATGGTTCGCTCAGACAAAATTCAACTCGATATAGAACTCGCTCTGCCCGATATTGACCGGCAGCAGCACGGTTTGACCGGGATAGTGGTGAACGATCTCGTGCCCCTCTCCCAGCAGCAATTGCGGGGTCTGCATGTCGAAATCATGCCCCTGCTCGGACAGGATGCGCTTGGCACCGCCCACCAGCATATTGACCAGCTCTCCGGCGAGGTCCGCAGCCTCGTTATCGGCACTGGCGATCTCGTGGCCCAGCAGGTTGCGGGAGATCTCGCGTATCGCCGGCAGCGGGAGCGACAGCGCGACGCTGCCGCAGGCGCCCTCGCCCTTCATTCCGATAAGCGCAGAGACCACTCCTTTGGCCGCCTTGCCTTGTTTCGGCT includes these proteins:
- a CDS encoding chemotaxis protein CheX — protein: MTDGSHMDILMIHALLDSLFTIFATMVRLRVQPGIPEPKQGKAAKGVVSALIGMKGEGACGSVALSLPLPAIREISRNLLGHEIASADNEAADLAGELVNMLVGGAKRILSEQGHDFDMQTPQLLLGEGHEIVHHYPGQTVLLPVNIGQSEFYIELNFV